The Geotrypetes seraphini chromosome 8, aGeoSer1.1, whole genome shotgun sequence genome includes a region encoding these proteins:
- the LOC117364619 gene encoding uncharacterized protein LOC117364619 has product MTDRLGMVLTSRQVRLLQGFLLLCTPFVMGAGDTGGGYTPAASNGGTGPTAGTPVTDSPEMNSNSSDNWGNQSRITCRNFHCMGEHCYQNQSFVNSTALCSSSHSFCELYQHNGSHYQARCSSQCASSNSSSLCLNGTMQNMCTVECCNTSLCLKLSRTAYFATTMAPTTTTTTTTTTTTTVALNGKKCRNFACSGVDCYKTHTSTQGCRMGFNYCEMIKKFAGSQVSYTGGCSSKCRTGSPVCTSASTTNCYQECCNATTAASCLKLDGKVHFNGAGCRKGGSLIKLLICAALVILSARLPALQWV; this is encoded by the exons ATGACAGACAGACTGGGGATGGTTCTGACCAGCCGGCAGGTGCGACTCCTTCAAG GTTTCCTTCTGCTATGCACTCCGTTTGTAATGGGAGCTGGAGATACTGGAGGGGGATATACACCAGCCGCCAGTAACGGAGGCACGGGCCCCACGGCTGGCACACCAGTAACAG ATTCCCCTGAGATGAATTCAAATTCTTCAGACAACTGGGGAAACCAATCA AGGATTACCTGCAGGAATTTTCACTGCATGGGGGAACACTGTTACCAGAATCAGAGCTTTGTTAACTCCACTGCACTCTGCTCCAGCAGCCATTCTTTCTGTGAG CTTTACCAGCACAATGGATCTCATTACCAAGCCAGATGCAGCTCTCAATGTGCTTCCAGTAACAGTAGCAGCCTGTGTTTGAATGGTACCATGCAGAACATGTGTACTGTGGAGTGCTGCAACACATCCCTCTGCCTGAAACTCAGCCGGACCGCCTATTTCG CGACAACCATGGCgcccactaccaccaccaccaccaccaccactactacCACCACTGTAGCCTTAAAT GGGAAGAAATGCAGGAATTTTGCGTGCAGCGGAGTGGACTGCTACAAAACCCACACCAGCACGCAAGGGTGCAGGATGGGGTTTAATTACTGTGAG ATGATAAAGAAATTTGCTGGGTCTCAGGTGTCCTATACTGGCGGCTGCAGCAGCAAATGCAGGACCGGCAGCCCCGTCTGCACCAGCGCATCCACCACGAACTGCTACCAGGAGTGCTGTAACGCCACCACCGCTGCCAGCTGCTTAAAACTGGACGGGAAAGTCCACTTCAATGGTGCGGGGTGTAGGAAGGGTGGGTCACTGATCAAACTCCTCATCTGCGCTGCGCTGGTGATCCTGAGCGCTCGGCTCCCGGCCCTTCAGTGGGTTTAG